Proteins from a single region of Desulfovibrio sp.:
- the murG gene encoding undecaprenyldiphospho-muramoylpentapeptide beta-N-acetylglucosaminyltransferase: MDLNILLTTGGTGGHIFPALAVAEEVRRRHPQARLLFVGSLYGPEARLVRMAGIPFEGLPVRGFLGRGLRSVEAGFRMTWSVGKALGIVRRFNPDVVAGFGSYAAFAPMLAARLLGLPTMLHEQNAIAGASNRVLAKLARRICLSLPDTEGFDPAKCVLTGNPVRAGVNEAGRLPRARGARRLLVMGGSQGAHALNTFIMEHLAALREAGVDIRHQTGSADEASVRAAYTAAGYDPSCVTAFIDDMAAAYAWADVALCRSGATTVAELCAAGLPSVLVPFPYAIHDHQTRNAEVLAKTGAAILVPESRMIEDGLAQTLIRLLNDSGERTRMSSAALVSAWPDAAARVTTVLEEIARSR, encoded by the coding sequence ATGGACCTCAACATCCTCCTGACCACGGGCGGCACTGGCGGTCATATCTTTCCGGCTCTGGCCGTGGCTGAAGAAGTGCGCCGGCGGCATCCTCAGGCCAGGCTGCTTTTTGTGGGCTCCCTGTACGGGCCGGAAGCACGTCTGGTTCGCATGGCGGGCATACCCTTTGAGGGGCTGCCTGTGCGTGGCTTTCTGGGACGCGGTCTGCGCTCTGTGGAAGCCGGTTTTCGCATGACCTGGTCAGTTGGCAAGGCGCTCGGCATTGTACGGCGCTTTAATCCGGATGTTGTGGCCGGTTTTGGCAGTTATGCGGCCTTTGCCCCCATGCTTGCCGCGCGTTTGCTTGGCCTGCCGACCATGCTGCATGAGCAGAACGCCATAGCCGGGGCCAGCAACCGCGTGCTGGCAAAGCTGGCGCGGCGTATCTGCCTGTCACTGCCGGACACCGAGGGCTTTGATCCCGCCAAGTGCGTGCTTACGGGCAATCCCGTGCGCGCCGGGGTCAATGAGGCCGGGCGGCTGCCGCGAGCCAGAGGGGCCAGACGTCTGCTGGTTATGGGCGGGTCGCAGGGAGCGCACGCTCTCAACACGTTCATCATGGAGCACCTTGCCGCTTTGCGCGAAGCCGGGGTGGACATTCGCCACCAGACAGGCAGCGCGGATGAGGCGTCTGTACGTGCTGCCTATACGGCGGCAGGCTATGATCCTTCTTGCGTGACGGCCTTTATTGACGACATGGCGGCGGCCTACGCCTGGGCCGATGTGGCCTTGTGCCGCTCCGGAGCCACCACCGTGGCGGAACTGTGCGCTGCGGGCCTGCCTTCCGTATTGGTGCCTTTTCCATATGCCATACACGACCACCAGACCCGCAATGCCGAAGTGCTGGCCAAAACAGGGGCAGCCATTTTGGTGCCGGAATCGCGCATGATTGAAGACGGTCTGGCGCAAACTCTTATCCGCCTGCTGAATGACAGCGGCGAACGCACGCGCATGTCCTCGGCTGCCCTGGTCTCTGCCTGGCCCGATGCCGCTGCGCGTGTGACGACTGTTCTGGAAGAAATTGCCCGTTCCCGGTAA
- the murB gene encoding UDP-N-acetylmuramate dehydrogenase, with translation MREIASPLLSQRTTLRLGGTAIAELILENPEDVARLPERLRALGGASVIMGAGSNILAQDGDLPLVLVRPDFSQGPEVVGEDAGKVFVRAGAAVPLPRLLRFCASHGFAGLEGLVGIPGTVGGAVAMNAGSFGVETCRKIENIRIVYNGEERVVVAQALHYSYRKLCIDDKKNDFIVLEATFGLTRTARDGICSCMRHNFFEKKSKQPVTAWSAGCVFKNPSPEMPAGKLLDQAGFKGKKMGGMAFSTLHANFMINEGKGSATAALALMQEAKEAVLERFGIALEPEVRIIPCLFP, from the coding sequence ATGCGTGAAATAGCTTCGCCGCTGCTGTCCCAGCGCACGACGCTGCGCCTGGGCGGTACAGCTATCGCAGAGCTGATTCTTGAAAACCCCGAAGATGTGGCGCGGTTGCCGGAACGCCTGCGCGCTCTTGGCGGCGCGTCCGTGATTATGGGAGCGGGCAGCAACATTCTGGCCCAGGACGGTGATTTGCCGCTGGTGCTGGTGCGCCCGGACTTTAGTCAGGGGCCTGAAGTTGTCGGCGAAGACGCGGGCAAGGTGTTTGTGCGTGCCGGGGCTGCTGTACCCCTGCCGAGGCTTTTGCGCTTTTGCGCAAGCCACGGTTTTGCAGGGCTTGAAGGCCTCGTTGGCATACCTGGCACTGTTGGCGGCGCAGTGGCCATGAATGCGGGTTCATTCGGCGTTGAAACGTGCAGAAAGATTGAAAATATTCGAATAGTCTATAATGGTGAAGAGCGTGTTGTTGTTGCGCAAGCACTGCACTATTCGTATCGCAAGCTGTGCATTGATGATAAAAAGAATGATTTTATCGTCTTGGAAGCCACATTTGGCTTGACCAGAACTGCAAGGGATGGCATCTGTAGTTGCATGCGTCACAACTTTTTTGAGAAAAAGTCTAAACAACCTGTGACGGCCTGGAGCGCTGGCTGCGTATTCAAAAACCCCTCCCCAGAAATGCCTGCAGGTAAACTTCTGGATCAAGCGGGATTCAAAGGTAAAAAAATGGGCGGCATGGCCTTTTCAACCTTGCACGCCAACTTCATGATCAATGAGGGCAAGGGTAGTGCTACGGCGGCTCTGGCTCTTATGCAGGAGGCCAAAGAGGCTGTGCTGGAAAGGTTCGGCATTGCGCTGGAACCGGAAGTCAGGATAATCCCATGCCTCTTTCCCTGA
- the murC gene encoding UDP-N-acetylmuramate--L-alanine ligase, translating into MNSKIRHIHMVGIGGAGMSGIAEVLLNLKYEISGSDMSDSAVVRHLRKLGAHIAIGHAAENVGDVQVLVKSTAISDDNPELVEARKRNIAIIPRAEMLAELMRLRQGIAIAGTHGKTTTTSLTASIFDTAGLDPTVIIGGRLNVYGANAHLGHGEYLIAEADESDGSFLCLLPIINVVTNVDEDHLDHYKSREAIDSAFVQFMNNVPFYGLNIVCGDDPGVLALLPKVKRPVLTYGFAEDNALRAIPLESGRINRFEVLLHGNLLGEVSLPQPGRHNILNALASIGAAMEVDIPFDKCAEGLAGFKGVGRRFEFKGEMNGITVVDDYGHHPAEIAATLATARQVFAGRRIVAAFQPHRFSRTQAHFGEFCKVFDAVDQLLLTEIYAASEKPIPGVSGQSLAQGIRQVSDTPVEYFQTLDELVLALPQILHEGDVLLTLGAGSITRLGPAWLEGRDHA; encoded by the coding sequence ATGAACAGCAAGATTCGTCATATCCATATGGTGGGCATCGGCGGTGCAGGCATGAGCGGTATTGCCGAAGTTCTTCTTAATCTCAAATACGAGATATCTGGTTCGGACATGAGCGATTCCGCCGTGGTGCGCCATCTGCGCAAGCTTGGCGCGCATATAGCCATTGGTCATGCCGCGGAAAACGTGGGGGATGTGCAGGTATTGGTCAAATCCACCGCCATCAGTGACGACAATCCCGAACTGGTTGAAGCACGCAAGCGCAATATCGCCATCATTCCCCGTGCCGAGATGCTGGCCGAGCTCATGCGCCTGCGGCAGGGCATAGCCATCGCGGGCACCCACGGCAAGACCACGACCACCTCGCTCACGGCCTCCATTTTTGACACAGCCGGGCTTGATCCCACCGTCATCATCGGCGGACGGCTCAATGTTTATGGCGCCAACGCGCATCTTGGACACGGCGAGTACCTTATTGCCGAAGCCGACGAGTCTGACGGCTCCTTTCTCTGCCTGCTGCCAATTATCAATGTTGTCACCAATGTGGATGAGGATCATCTGGATCACTATAAGAGCCGCGAGGCCATTGACAGCGCTTTTGTGCAGTTCATGAACAATGTGCCCTTTTACGGCCTGAATATTGTTTGTGGTGATGACCCCGGCGTTCTGGCCTTGCTGCCAAAGGTGAAGCGCCCTGTGCTCACGTATGGCTTCGCCGAGGATAACGCGCTTCGGGCCATCCCGCTGGAAAGCGGGCGCATCAACCGCTTTGAGGTTTTGTTGCACGGCAATCTCCTGGGCGAGGTCAGTCTGCCGCAACCGGGCCGCCATAACATTCTTAACGCCCTTGCATCCATTGGTGCTGCCATGGAAGTGGACATTCCTTTTGACAAATGTGCGGAAGGTCTGGCGGGATTCAAGGGAGTGGGGCGGCGTTTCGAGTTCAAGGGCGAAATGAATGGCATTACAGTGGTGGACGATTACGGTCACCACCCGGCGGAGATTGCCGCAACCCTGGCCACAGCACGGCAGGTTTTTGCGGGCAGGCGTATTGTGGCGGCCTTTCAGCCCCACAGGTTCAGCCGTACCCAGGCCCATTTTGGCGAATTTTGCAAAGTTTTTGATGCCGTTGACCAATTGCTGCTGACCGAGATTTACGCAGCCTCCGAAAAGCCCATCCCCGGCGTTTCCGGGCAAAGTCTGGCACAGGGCATACGGCAGGTTTCCGATACTCCTGTGGAGTATTTTCAGACTCTGGATGAACTGGTACTGGCTTTGCCGCAGATTCTGCACGAAGGGGATGTTCTGCTCACATTGGGGGCAGGCAGCATCACCCGGCTGGGCCCGGCCTGGCTGGAAGGACGCGATCATGCGTGA
- the ftsW gene encoding putative lipid II flippase FtsW has product MARATESGPFAPFDWWLFTIMLIILAIGLVMVLSASGIVAEQVNGDKYFFFKRQVFFALLGGILLWGAALLPRDWLYKMQYPALFFALLLLLLTLSPLAPSINGAKRWIRLGPVGIQPMELVKVALVLYLAYFMSAKQDIIKTFSRGVIPPFAVTALFCFLLLLQPDFGSAVVLASILFFMCVAGGTRFVYLFFSIALACGGAMALAISSPYRLRRLLAFLDPFEDAHNTGYQLVQSLLAIGSGSFFGVGVGASKQKMFYLPEAHNDFIMAVLAEEMGFVGMSVVMILFGLLFWRCYKIIQGQRNLRDRFTAFGITTILAMGAVMNLAVVMGVAPPKGVPMPLMSYGGSNLMATMLCVGLLLNFSRTADTWTSTSS; this is encoded by the coding sequence ATGGCCAGGGCAACGGAAAGCGGCCCCTTTGCGCCCTTTGACTGGTGGCTGTTCACCATTATGCTTATCATTCTGGCCATTGGGCTTGTTATGGTGCTTTCGGCCAGCGGCATTGTGGCGGAGCAGGTAAACGGCGACAAGTACTTTTTCTTCAAGCGCCAGGTGTTCTTTGCGCTGTTGGGGGGCATCCTTTTGTGGGGCGCAGCCCTGCTGCCACGCGACTGGCTCTATAAAATGCAGTATCCGGCGCTTTTTTTTGCCCTGCTGCTCCTGCTGCTGACGCTTTCGCCGCTGGCGCCCTCGATCAACGGCGCAAAACGCTGGATTCGCCTGGGGCCGGTAGGCATTCAGCCGATGGAACTCGTCAAGGTGGCTCTGGTTCTGTATCTCGCGTATTTCATGAGCGCCAAACAGGACATCATCAAGACCTTCAGTCGCGGCGTCATTCCGCCTTTCGCGGTGACGGCGCTTTTCTGTTTTCTTTTGCTGTTGCAGCCGGACTTCGGCAGCGCCGTCGTTTTGGCCAGTATCCTGTTCTTCATGTGCGTGGCCGGGGGAACCAGGTTTGTCTATCTCTTTTTCTCCATAGCCCTGGCCTGCGGGGGCGCCATGGCCCTGGCCATTTCGTCTCCCTACCGACTCCGCCGTCTGCTGGCCTTTCTTGATCCTTTTGAGGATGCTCACAACACGGGCTATCAGCTCGTGCAGTCCTTGCTGGCCATTGGTTCGGGCAGCTTTTTTGGCGTTGGCGTCGGCGCAAGCAAGCAGAAGATGTTCTATCTGCCTGAAGCGCACAACGACTTCATTATGGCTGTTCTGGCTGAAGAAATGGGTTTTGTGGGCATGAGCGTGGTCATGATACTCTTTGGCCTTTTGTTCTGGCGCTGCTACAAAATCATACAGGGGCAGCGCAACCTGCGTGACCGCTTCACCGCCTTTGGCATTACCACCATTCTCGCCATGGGCGCGGTCATGAACCTCGCCGTGGTCATGGGGGTAGCGCCGCCCAAGGGCGTGCCCATGCCGCTCATGAGCTACGGCGGCAGTAACCTGATGGCTACCATGCTCTGCGTGGGTCTGCTTTTGAACTTTTCACGAACGGCGGACACATGGACCTCAACATCCTCCTGA
- the mraY gene encoding phospho-N-acetylmuramoyl-pentapeptide-transferase, with amino-acid sequence MFYNFLSPLASEWTFFNVFRYITFRSMAALMTALLVSIILGPRFIGWLRRLKCGQYIHEDVAAHACKAGTPTMGGLLMLFSLSVSLLLWSDLTNIYIWQAFFVFVGFGAVGLWDDMTKLRHHKNRGISGRAKMAGQLAVACVAMLLLFVNPDYSSKLTIPFFKEVTFDLGWFYLPFGVFVMVAASNAVNLTDGLDGLAIGPAIVACIVFSIFIYITGNARFASYLLVPYMPGVGEVTIFCAALVGSGLGFLWFNAYPAQVFMGDVGSLSIGGVLGYLALLCKQELVLAVVGGLFVAETLSVIVQVGYFRWTGGKRFFRMAPLHHHFELKGVPESKIIIRFWITSILLGLMALSVLKLR; translated from the coding sequence ATGTTTTATAATTTCCTTTCCCCCCTCGCCTCCGAATGGACATTTTTCAATGTCTTTCGCTACATCACCTTCCGTTCTATGGCCGCGCTCATGACGGCACTGCTTGTTTCCATCATTCTCGGCCCACGGTTTATCGGCTGGCTTCGCCGCCTGAAATGCGGCCAGTATATTCATGAAGATGTCGCCGCTCACGCCTGCAAGGCGGGAACGCCCACCATGGGCGGCCTGCTCATGCTGTTCAGTCTTTCCGTGAGCCTGCTCTTGTGGTCTGATCTGACAAATATCTACATCTGGCAGGCGTTCTTTGTGTTCGTCGGTTTTGGGGCCGTAGGACTTTGGGACGATATGACCAAACTGCGCCACCACAAAAACCGGGGCATTTCCGGCAGGGCCAAAATGGCCGGACAACTGGCTGTCGCCTGCGTGGCCATGCTGCTGCTTTTTGTGAATCCCGACTACAGCAGCAAGCTCACCATTCCTTTTTTCAAGGAAGTGACCTTTGACCTCGGCTGGTTTTATCTGCCTTTCGGCGTTTTTGTCATGGTGGCAGCCTCAAATGCCGTCAATCTTACCGACGGGCTTGACGGCCTTGCCATCGGGCCCGCCATTGTCGCCTGCATCGTCTTTTCCATCTTTATCTACATTACAGGCAACGCCCGTTTTGCGAGCTATCTGCTGGTTCCCTATATGCCCGGCGTTGGTGAAGTGACCATTTTTTGCGCCGCGCTTGTGGGATCCGGGCTGGGTTTTCTCTGGTTTAACGCCTATCCCGCCCAGGTGTTCATGGGGGATGTGGGTTCGCTCTCCATCGGCGGCGTGCTCGGCTATCTGGCGTTGCTGTGCAAGCAGGAACTGGTACTTGCCGTTGTGGGCGGCCTTTTTGTGGCCGAGACCCTTTCAGTCATTGTGCAGGTCGGGTATTTTCGCTGGACAGGCGGCAAGCGCTTTTTTCGTATGGCGCCCTTGCACCATCACTTTGAACTCAAGGGCGTTCCTGAATCCAAGATCATTATCCGCTTCTGGATTACATCAATACTTTTGGGCCTCATGGCGCTCTCAGTCCTGAAGCTGCGTTGA
- the murD gene encoding UDP-N-acetylmuramoyl-L-alanine--D-glutamate ligase, with protein sequence MALEKMRGRRISVGETAVVIGAGRSGLAAARLLNREGARVRLLDSNTQAFSGREDLVSELGQLGIVVELGPHSAAQFENAAFVVPSPGMPVARLDGLVDVEHTEILAEMELAWRYLDNEPVLAITGTSGKTTTASLAAAMLHEQGYSVFLGGNIGTPLSEYILSGRRADVLVLEISSFQLQTCTTFCPRVGILLNITPNHLDYHKDMEEYTEAKFRLFRCQDEGDLAVLGESLKDQAARHKLKARQVYVTATERFAGSSLMGLHNRINEEAAWQACRFFGVSEESAARAVARFAPLPHRLERVRELNGVLYVNDSKCTTVSSMKVALEAFDRPVRLLCGGKFKGGDLAGLADLIKTRVAEIALFGASREYFEKAWQGIVPMTWHATLEPAIKHLAAAAQAGDVVLMAPATSSFDLYANYEERGKDFKRIVGRLA encoded by the coding sequence ATGGCATTGGAAAAAATGCGCGGTAGACGCATCAGCGTTGGCGAAACGGCCGTAGTGATCGGCGCGGGACGTTCCGGTCTTGCGGCTGCGCGGCTTTTGAACCGTGAGGGCGCGCGCGTGCGCCTTCTGGACAGCAATACCCAGGCTTTTTCCGGTCGTGAAGACCTGGTCAGCGAGCTGGGGCAGCTTGGCATTGTTGTGGAACTGGGGCCGCACAGTGCGGCGCAGTTTGAAAACGCCGCCTTTGTGGTGCCGAGCCCCGGCATGCCCGTGGCCCGCCTTGATGGGCTGGTGGACGTGGAACACACGGAAATTCTGGCGGAAATGGAACTGGCCTGGCGCTATCTGGACAATGAACCCGTTCTGGCCATAACCGGCACCAGCGGCAAGACGACCACAGCCTCGCTGGCGGCGGCCATGCTGCATGAGCAGGGATATTCCGTTTTTCTTGGCGGCAACATTGGCACGCCTTTGTCCGAGTACATACTGTCGGGCCGCAGGGCTGACGTTCTGGTGCTGGAGATTTCGAGCTTCCAGTTGCAGACCTGCACCACGTTTTGCCCGCGAGTGGGCATCTTGCTCAATATTACGCCCAACCACCTGGATTATCACAAAGATATGGAAGAATACACGGAAGCCAAGTTCCGTCTGTTCCGCTGCCAGGATGAGGGCGATCTGGCCGTGCTTGGCGAAAGCCTGAAGGATCAGGCCGCCCGGCACAAGCTCAAGGCCCGCCAGGTGTACGTGACGGCTACGGAGCGTTTTGCCGGGAGCAGCCTCATGGGCCTGCACAACCGTATCAATGAAGAGGCCGCCTGGCAGGCATGCCGTTTCTTCGGCGTCAGCGAGGAAAGCGCGGCACGGGCCGTGGCCCGTTTTGCGCCGCTGCCGCACCGTCTTGAACGTGTGCGTGAACTCAACGGCGTTCTTTATGTCAATGACTCCAAATGCACGACGGTTTCTTCTATGAAGGTGGCCCTTGAAGCATTTGACCGCCCGGTACGCCTCTTGTGCGGCGGCAAATTCAAGGGTGGCGATCTGGCCGGGCTGGCGGATCTCATAAAAACGCGCGTTGCCGAGATAGCATTGTTCGGCGCCAGTCGGGAATATTTTGAAAAAGCCTGGCAGGGCATTGTGCCCATGACCTGGCATGCGACGCTTGAGCCTGCCATAAAGCACCTTGCCGCAGCGGCACAGGCGGGCGATGTGGTTCTTATGGCTCCGGCAACCTCAAGCTTTGACCTTTACGCCAACTATGAAGAGCGCGGCAAGGATTTCAAGCGGATAGTGGGCAGGTTGGCATGA
- the ftsA gene encoding cell division protein FtsA, with product MNKSELIVGLDIGTTKICAVVGELTESGLVDVVGIGTSVSTGLRKGVVVNIEQTVQSIRKAVEDAELMAGCEIHSVYVGIAGSHIMGINSHGVIAVKGGEVAQRDVERALDAARAVAIPADREVIHILPQEYIVDNQRGIADPLGMAGVRLEVKVHIVTGAVSSAQNIVRSCHRSQLEVSDIALESLASAKAVLTEEEREIGVALVDLGGGTTDIAVFANDAIKHTAVLALGGQNLSNDIAFGLRTPIASAEKIKLKYGCALADLVRHDEFIEVPSVGGREPRRLSRQVLAEICEPRMEEILFLVDQTLVRSGYKDMIGAGVVLTGGTALMEGCQELGEQIFNLPTRIGYPRNVGGLKDVVNSPKFSTAVGLLRYGAEKELSGQKKFTTRSESGVFDGVLARMKKWFADIS from the coding sequence ATGAATAAGTCCGAGCTCATCGTTGGTCTCGACATCGGCACCACAAAGATTTGCGCTGTGGTGGGTGAACTTACGGAGTCGGGCCTTGTTGATGTGGTGGGCATCGGCACCAGCGTTTCCACCGGCCTGCGCAAGGGCGTGGTGGTCAATATCGAGCAGACCGTACAGTCCATCCGCAAGGCGGTTGAAGACGCCGAACTGATGGCAGGCTGCGAAATCCACTCTGTTTATGTGGGGATTGCGGGCAGCCATATAATGGGCATCAACAGCCACGGCGTCATTGCCGTCAAAGGCGGCGAGGTGGCTCAGCGCGACGTTGAGCGCGCCCTGGACGCCGCGCGGGCCGTGGCCATTCCTGCTGACCGCGAGGTCATCCATATTTTGCCGCAGGAATATATCGTCGATAACCAGCGTGGCATTGCCGACCCTCTCGGCATGGCTGGCGTGCGGCTTGAGGTGAAGGTGCACATTGTCACCGGAGCCGTTTCTTCAGCGCAAAACATCGTGCGCTCCTGCCATCGCAGTCAGCTTGAAGTTTCTGATATCGCCCTTGAATCGCTGGCTTCGGCCAAGGCCGTGCTCACAGAAGAAGAGCGCGAAATTGGCGTGGCCCTTGTGGACCTTGGCGGCGGCACCACTGATATTGCCGTTTTTGCCAATGATGCCATAAAGCACACGGCGGTGCTCGCCCTGGGCGGCCAAAACCTCTCCAACGACATAGCCTTTGGCTTGCGTACCCCCATTGCCTCGGCCGAAAAAATCAAGCTCAAATACGGTTGCGCGCTGGCTGATCTGGTGCGCCATGACGAATTTATCGAGGTGCCCAGCGTCGGCGGCCGCGAACCGCGCCGCCTTTCGCGTCAGGTACTTGCTGAAATCTGCGAGCCGCGCATGGAAGAAATCCTCTTCCTTGTGGATCAAACCCTTGTACGCTCCGGCTACAAGGACATGATCGGCGCTGGCGTCGTGCTTACTGGCGGCACCGCCCTTATGGAAGGCTGCCAGGAACTGGGTGAGCAAATCTTCAACCTCCCCACGCGTATTGGATACCCCAGGAACGTGGGCGGCCTCAAAGACGTTGTAAACAGCCCCAAGTTTTCTACTGCTGTGGGCTTGCTGCGCTATGGGGCTGAAAAAGAACTTTCCGGACAAAAAAAGTTTACCACAAGAAGTGAGAGCGGCGTCTTTGATGGCGTTTTGGCTCGCATGAAAAAGTGGTTTGCTGATATTTCATAA
- a CDS encoding UDP-N-acetylmuramoyl-tripeptide--D-alanyl-D-alanine ligase, with translation MRLTLNEMASCLGLPLFSGPEGHIVLTSVATDSREVVPGSLFVCVSGSRVDGHDFAARAVEQGAGAMLASRPLPHIAVPVFVVPDTVRALGSLAALWRDRTRARVVGVTGSAGKTTVKETLARVLSLAGKTARNALNNNNQIGMPRAVLNTDGDEDFWVMEAGISQPGDMDDLGAVLRPDLALILNAGAAHTEGLGDKGVAWHKARLLSYLAEGGKGLVSADYPDLAREARATGADIRFFSATGQDAAFRASYLGAAPVAAGAGATDEGTAGAGAGMAASRGKYRLWLDGTELDVIAPFRGEYGAENVAAVAAAAHMLGVDASTIAQGLADARMPAQRFNQVQVGSWLLIDDTYNANPLSMRRMLEAAAEQAGSRPFVAVLGAMLELGAQAAAEHEELGRHLARLKPAAVIWKGSCAEDVRRGLDMAGYAGVWQAVADAEDFVKVWRDLQSHGLEASASACGGVALFKGSRSNKLETLVSVLTNGREV, from the coding sequence GTGCGCCTGACACTGAATGAAATGGCGTCCTGCCTGGGCTTGCCCCTGTTTTCAGGGCCCGAGGGGCATATTGTCCTGACTTCTGTCGCCACTGACAGCAGGGAGGTTGTGCCGGGTTCCCTCTTTGTATGTGTTTCCGGCAGCCGGGTGGACGGACACGATTTCGCCGCCAGGGCGGTAGAGCAGGGGGCCGGAGCCATGTTGGCCTCGCGTCCTTTGCCCCATATAGCCGTGCCTGTTTTTGTCGTGCCTGACACGGTCAGGGCGCTGGGCAGTCTGGCCGCGCTGTGGCGCGACCGCACCAGGGCCCGTGTTGTGGGCGTGACCGGCTCTGCGGGCAAGACAACCGTCAAGGAAACCCTGGCCAGGGTACTGTCCCTGGCGGGTAAAACCGCGCGCAACGCCCTGAACAACAATAATCAGATCGGCATGCCCAGGGCCGTCCTGAATACAGATGGCGATGAAGATTTCTGGGTTATGGAAGCAGGCATCAGCCAACCCGGCGACATGGACGATCTGGGCGCGGTGCTGCGGCCCGACCTTGCGCTCATTCTCAATGCGGGCGCGGCCCATACCGAGGGCCTTGGCGATAAAGGCGTGGCCTGGCACAAGGCCCGGCTGCTCAGTTATCTTGCAGAGGGCGGCAAAGGGCTGGTCAGCGCCGACTATCCCGATCTGGCGCGCGAGGCGCGCGCCACCGGCGCGGACATCCGCTTTTTCAGCGCCACCGGGCAGGATGCCGCGTTTCGCGCGTCCTATCTGGGGGCCGCCCCGGTCGCGGCTGGCGCGGGTGCTACTGACGAGGGCACGGCTGGCGCGGGCGCGGGCATGGCCGCATCGCGCGGCAAGTACCGCCTCTGGCTTGACGGCACGGAACTTGACGTCATCGCTCCCTTCAGAGGGGAGTATGGAGCCGAAAATGTAGCGGCCGTGGCCGCTGCTGCGCATATGCTTGGCGTTGATGCCAGCACCATCGCGCAGGGATTGGCCGATGCCCGGATGCCGGCGCAACGGTTCAATCAGGTTCAGGTCGGATCATGGCTGCTCATAGACGATACCTACAACGCCAATCCCCTTTCCATGCGGCGCATGCTGGAAGCCGCCGCAGAACAGGCCGGATCCCGCCCCTTTGTGGCCGTGCTGGGCGCCATGCTGGAACTGGGCGCGCAGGCCGCGGCAGAACATGAGGAACTGGGCAGACATTTGGCACGATTGAAGCCCGCTGCCGTTATCTGGAAAGGCTCCTGCGCGGAGGACGTTCGCAGGGGGCTCGACATGGCTGGATATGCTGGCGTGTGGCAAGCAGTGGCTGATGCCGAAGATTTTGTAAAAGTGTGGCGCGATTTGCAGAGCCACGGTCTTGAGGCCAGTGCCAGTGCTTGCGGTGGCGTGGCTTTGTTTAAAGGCTCCCGCAGCAACAAGCTTGAGACGCTTGTGTCCGTTCTGACCAACGGGCGCGAGGTATAG
- a CDS encoding cell division protein FtsQ/DivIB has protein sequence MKSLAAIVTLLVGMGLVLAGVCFTSLWLYNTAITSDFFTTRHIDVAGNVRLSRDMVLQYGGLQEGDNSLAVSIAKVEHNLRQTPWVEEVSVKRLLPDRFVIKLKERMPSFWVHKDGALYYANERGVVIAPVESKNFLSLPTLRVESGAEDAIPFLTRLMKDIQSGVLPVEAGAIASITLSPGRGIEVYLEDREMRLSIATDDWEGNLARLGVTLGDLARRHELRNVREVRAVNGNVWVLLNQAVSN, from the coding sequence TTGAAAAGTCTTGCAGCCATTGTGACGTTGTTAGTGGGCATGGGGCTGGTGCTCGCCGGGGTGTGTTTTACATCCCTGTGGCTCTATAACACAGCCATCACCAGCGATTTTTTTACGACCCGGCACATTGACGTGGCAGGGAATGTTCGCCTCTCCCGTGACATGGTTTTGCAGTATGGCGGCTTGCAGGAAGGCGATAACAGCCTGGCCGTAAGCATAGCCAAGGTGGAGCACAACCTGAGACAGACCCCCTGGGTGGAAGAGGTCTCGGTAAAGCGCCTTCTGCCTGACAGGTTTGTGATAAAATTGAAGGAGCGCATGCCCTCCTTCTGGGTACACAAGGACGGCGCCCTTTATTACGCCAATGAACGCGGGGTGGTCATCGCCCCGGTAGAAAGCAAAAATTTTTTGTCCCTTCCCACGCTGCGGGTAGAATCGGGGGCTGAAGATGCCATCCCCTTTCTCACCCGCCTGATGAAGGACATACAAAGCGGGGTGCTGCCTGTTGAGGCTGGAGCCATAGCCTCCATCACCCTGAGCCCCGGACGGGGCATTGAAGTATACCTTGAGGACAGGGAAATGCGCCTCTCCATCGCTACAGATGATTGGGAGGGCAACCTGGCCCGGCTGGGAGTTACCCTCGGAGATCTGGCCCGAAGACACGAACTGCGTAATGTGCGCGAAGTGCGGGCCGTAAATGGCAATGTATGGGTTTTGCTTAATCAGGCTGTATCAAACTGA